In Plodia interpunctella isolate USDA-ARS_2022_Savannah chromosome 9, ilPloInte3.2, whole genome shotgun sequence, a single genomic region encodes these proteins:
- the DNAlig3 gene encoding DNA ligase 3 yields MSGFTPFYVDRAKGGRASCKLCKINCPSGELRLAKVVASPYGENQQMKSWYHVSCFMNMLLKQRPATKRIDSIDDIGNWDTLSKDDQETLIKEINSMEKLYAEKNSGKYTAKVIQNEHIVITNSDSIDKKDSKEKDNIINTDDNKFSTFCTICKNISKVDAYTDKTAIVNTFFRKGTDGESFKGDLGMWCKLLLPQISKRVYNLKSKQLIKLFSKIFGTDHDDMLTDLEQGDVAKTIKTFFLKSKYVQPSSESILTVHDVDNFLEGLSKFTREEEQIHHFKKIVNKCTENDIMMLMRLIKGDLRINAGPKHILEGVHPDAYNVYQTSRDLDIILDRVLSKGTGVKHKDATSDSFLAKIVLMTPVRPMLAEACKSVEMAMKKCPNGMFSEIKYDGERVQVHKKGDHFRYFSRALKPVMPHKISHFRDYLPKAFPEAVDLILDAEVLMVDVNTGKPLPFGTLGVHKQSEFKDAQVCLFVFDILYYNGKVLLDIPIRKRRELLEDHMSEVKNHVMLSEQKLIRKPADLAKMIAEVLQLGLEGLVLKDLESPYEPGKRHWLKVKKDYLFDGAMADTADLVVLGAWFGTGKKGGMMSVFLMGCYDARRKKWLTVTKVHTGHDDNTLDRLQKELSPLMEKISQDYNRLPQWLECNKGMVPDFVAKDPKKQPVWEITGTEITKANIHTAGGISVRFPRVTRIRDDKNWETATNFEELQKLFKTSKEKTDVSLLNKLAGDSNEPANEKKNAKGKIDKMFKKIAEKSKNDIDETSSSDQSNVSVDDIDAMESKVSPSVSKKRKIDNAKTETPKKKRKESNRSPKKIDSILKKSESDEEDSEVKIETEPKKRVRIQCYPNNPLPEPFKNISIGFFPDFISFPEEERNHFERHWIAYGGSVDKSVRCMDVDFVVHINDVIKFKKMQKLRNRVPDSVRHVSKDWLQKCIDNVKLCSPDFYPVFIEP; encoded by the exons ATGTCAGGTTTTACACCTTTCTATGTAGACCGAGCTAAAGGAGGTAGGGCATcatgtaaattatgtaaaataaattgcccCAGTGGCGAATTACGCTTGGCCAAAGTAGTGGCAAGTCCATATGGGGAGAATCAACAAATGAAATCATGGTATCATGTTTCCTGCTTCATGAACATGCTCTTGAAACAACGGCCAGCTACAAAACGCATAGATTCTATTGACGACATTGGCAATTGGGACACTTTGAGCAAAGATGATCAAGAAACTCTCATAAAGGAAATAAATTCAATGGAAAAGTTGTATGCTGAGAAAAATAGTGGCAAATATACAGCTAAGGTAATACAAAATGAACATATAGTAATTACAAACAGTGATAGCATCGACAAAAAAGattcaaaagaaaaagataacataataaatactgatgacaataaattttcaacattCTGTACTATAtgcaaaaacatttcaaaagttGATGCATATACAGACAAAACAGCTATTGTTAATACTTTCTTTCGTAAAGGTACAGATGGCGAATCATTTAAGGGAGATCTAGGTATGTGGTGTAAATTACTGCTGCCACAAATATCTAAGCGTGTTTACAATCTCAAAAGCAAACAATtgatcaaattattttcaaaaatttttggcACAGACCACGATGACATGCTAACTGATTTAGAACAAGGCGATGTTgctaaaacaattaaaacattCTTTTTAAAGTCCAAGTATGTACAACCAAGCTCTGAAAGTATATTAACAGTGCATGATGTGGACAATTTTTTAGAAGGTCTTTCTAAGTTTACAAGAGAAGAAGAACAAATTCATcacttcaagaagattgtgAATAAATGCACTGAAAATGATATTATGATGTTGATGCGGCTGATAAAAGGTGACCTGCGAATTAATGCAGGGCCAAAACATATACTAGAAGGTGTCCACCCTGATGCTTACAATGTTTATCAAACATCTCGAgatttagatattatattagacAGGGTTTTAAGCAAGGGCACAGGAGTGAAACATAAAGATGCAACAAGTGATAGTTTTTTGGCTAAAATAGTTTTGATGACTCCTGTACGCCCGATGTTGGCTGAGGCATGCAAATCTGTAGAAATGGCCATGAAGAAATGTCCAAATGGAATGTTTTCTGAAATAAAGTATGACGGTGAAAGAGTCCAGGTGCATAAAAAAGGTGATCATTTCAGATATTTCTCTCGCGCTTTAAAACCTGTAATGCCTCATAAAATCAGTCATTTTCGTGATTATTTGCCAAAAGCTTTCCCTGAAGCTGTGGATTTGATATTAGATGCAGAAGTCTTGATGGTTGATGTGAATACAGGGAAACCTTTACCGTTTGGTACGTTAGGTGTTCATAAGCAATCTGAGTTCAAAGATGCACAggtctgtctgtttgtgtttgatattttgtattacaatGGTAAAGTATTGCTTGATAttccaataagaaaaagaagggAATTACTGGAGGACCATATGAGTGAGGTCAAGAATCACGTGATGCTTTCAGAGCAGAAATTAATAAGGAAGCCAGCAGATTTGGCTAAGATGATTGCtgag GTGTTGCAATTAGGACTGGAGGGCTTAGTTCTCAAAGACCTGGAGTCTCCGTACGAGCCTGGCAAGAGACATTGGCTTAAGGTGAAGAAAGACTATCTGTTTGACGGTGCCATGGCTGATACGGCCGATCTTGTAGTCCTTGGCGCTTGGTTTG GTACGGGCAAAAAAGGCGGTATGATGTCAGTATTCCTGATGGGTTGTTACGACGCTCGTCGAAAGAAATGGCTGACAGTAACCAAAGTCCACACCGGACATGACGACAACACGTTGGACAGGCTGCAAAAGGAGTTATCACCGTTGATGGAGAAGATTTCCCAAGATTACAACAGGTTGCCGCAGTGGTTGGAATGTAATAAGGGTATGGTGCCAGATTTTGTGGCTAAGGATCCGAAGAAGCAGCCTGTATGGGAAATAACAG GTACGGAAATAACGAAAGCAAACATACACACTGCTGGGGGTATATCGGTTCGATTCCCGAGAGTGACGCGAATACGGGACGACAAAAACTGGGAAACCGCAACCAATTTTGAAGAGCTCCAAAAACTTTTCAAGACGTCGAAAGAAAAAACTGATGTTTCACTATTGAATAAACTGGCAGGTGATTCCAACGAACCGGCTAACGAGAAGAAAAATGCTAAAggaaaaatagataaaatgtttaaaaagattgcagaaaaatctaaaaatgatATCGATGAAACCAGTTCTTCTGACCAAAGCAATGTTAGTGTTGATGACATTGATGCAATGGAATCGAAAGTAAGCCCATCAGTATCTAAAAAGCGTAAAATAGATAATGCTAAAACAGAAACACcgaagaaaaaaagaaaagaatctAATCGAAGCCCAAAAAAAATAGACAGCATTCTTAAAAAGAGTGAGTCAGATGAAGAAGACAGTGAAGTGAAAATAGAAACTGAGCCAAAAAAAAGAGTAAGAATACAGTGCTATCCAAACAATCCTCTACCTGAacctttcaaaaatataagcaTCGGATTTTTCCCTGACTTTATAAGTTTCccagaagaagaaagaaaccATTTTGAGAGACATTGGATTGCATATGGCGGATCTGTGGATAAATCTGTACGATGTATGGACGTTGATTTTGTTGTTCATATTAatgatgttataaaatttaagaaaatgcAGAAGTTGAGGAACAGAGTGCCAGATTCTGTTAGACACGTCAGCAAGGATTGGTTGCAGAAGTGTATTgataatgttaaattatgtagtCCTGATTTTTATCCGGTTTTTATTGAGCCGTGA